A genomic segment from Drosophila miranda strain MSH22 chromosome 3, D.miranda_PacBio2.1, whole genome shotgun sequence encodes:
- the LOC108158822 gene encoding dnaJ homolog subfamily C member 13 isoform X1, which produces MLPPRENVDLECFLVTKHSWKGKYKRILSIGTAGISTYNPDKFDLTNRWSYSDIVAAAPTKTSNIPNEFVLTIKKDKKLDTIKLSSEYRNDILSSILKYYKEFADKPKNTQRFSAYKYHWSGISLPTVLEVTPCSLDQLDPTTNDVLASYMYKDIEGIIAGISDYEGGIVMAYGGFSRLHLFKALNHHEIVQNIAQSSAQFLGIETKILKSQITLEQFERQRFGKFSDDQFQTSMTEFTVQKITLRHPDPVKRILCLTEVTLLERDPQTYSVCTLRPLTDVFALVRDKDSLQRFSIEYKNGIVRSYSTNDRDSLLATLLDAVRSSGNQDVHIRISNTPRGKRYVPLSSSVDEETEANLLRLVINNFQNPSKRYEILERFNANVPHSGLNYSVTQDSLFAENKEKLILSALQALAQKELDSPTAQLSNLELEAIFHALTRLLASKVGYAAFTNLTGFREIIGTKVVAALRRKDLAVTYSAIDMINSLMHSVNTDHDLKQEQLNKSSILSSKSFLETLLNMWTTHVSHGSGALVLSAMLDFMTFALCVPYSETTDGKQFDTLLELVADRGRYLYKLFQHPSLAIVKGAGLVLRAIIEEGELQVAQQMQALALDEAALCRHLLVALYTPSNDPTLTTHRQLSRHLIGLWLTDSEEALELFKRIFPAGLLTFLESEDGVPETDVEEDKLNFRDNLKFAIQHSNRTRKNVIEKHLQGIKHWGMNLIEQQDGAAQALKNRPVVLRNRRQKKKTSDAIVNLPYFFYSFAKDHSLPNLIWNHKTREELRMCLENELRQFLNDRDLAGQMIVAWNYQEFEVAYQCLADEIKIGDYYIRLILEKDDWPQNLVKDPIELFNALYRRVLCRQRVNDDQMTVFSLQALAKVYRRYHQDIGKFNDMSYILQLSDRCLSPSMRDALINLISCLVLEKCNCRALIDHVQCLVDLITLAHLHKGRAQLNTKTNVIEAGPNMAAYEEKDWYYNIEKDGQKPERQGPITYSELKELWHKGLITPKTRCWAIGMDGWRSLQQIPQLKWCLIAKGTPLYDETELSSKILDILIKCTSFFPSRTQNGVAVLIPGPKLSRKLSEFICLPHVVQVCLTHDPGLLERVATLLCQIMEDNPEMPKVYLTGVFYFMLMYTGSNILPITRFLKMTHMKQGFRSEETSQSGIMHRSILGQLLPEAMVCFLENYSAEKFAEIFLGEFDTPEVIWSSEMRRLLIEKIAAHIADFTPRLRGHTMARYPYLAIPVISYPQLENELFCHIYYLRHLCDTRKFPNWPISDPVQLLKHTLDAWRKEVEKKPPQMTIQQAYHDLGIDLNKTPKPDESMIRKSYYKLAQMYHPDKNPNGREIFEKVNQAYEFLCSRNVWSSGGPDPNNIVLILRTQSILFERYPDVLRPYKYAGYPQLIKTIRLETRDDELFSKEAQLLTAASELCYHTVHCSALNAEELRREEGIEALLEAYTRCVSILGVDSKPESLHYQVISNVTRCFEVACNFEKCKQKIIQLPQLLSDVCRVVYFKHTLSVSLVTSLAANNYDLQCNLSRNGVLWSLLLFIFEYDYTLDESGVDVSDKSNQQQLANNLAKMAVLGCISLAGYSMELRHKPITGSESNSPAAKPPPAIKPKPVGGATSSAYTQNAHNPLQSKQLAITGGKEKEPDTSSGSSDTSSSTPTDSDQQNPAKRSPSAIQQKYIVAGEAKNSLVKQVLDRLLTRYIANQLATARDSDVLKLLTANTRNPYLIWDNGTRAQLKDFLEQQRTSSARETHEDIAQVYELVSSFEFDAHKEELQIGGIFIRIYNDMPTHPIAQPKLFIMDLLEYLKHAYQFLQYKRNPAATVAAASAAAAPKMGSDGILTPTLAPNHPQLQMQQQQQAARPGSTFDDVLNAYNRSKSRKKLETDAQTEQKLALQQSKYDFASDGKLELHITMVLRALIAVIKANAEVEIQCIGNFEMIFGFLANNIFSDSSTVKSVALEVVALVSRNKECVSEVASCEILGNYLVALKDPELRASQVKVLETLSGLMNVQEMIKEAQAKGAAIYLLDMFCNSRNPQIREMCAEILAKMTADRLSGPKVRITISKFLPTLFIDAMVESPPTSVQLFESIHEHPELIWNDNTRSNVCDAVLEACDRFYQLQKSNPRHVWKDPEILKDIVSNEIVVAGVYLRLFVSNPAWTLRKPKQFLSDLLDFVVEQISKSSSEQDVLDLSTTALVELLRSQPNLADDIPVLGHIPKLFNLLSVQPKNTLSVLHQLSLSEFCVSAISQTECVAPLKKCMEHNRDCIEKACEALSRLFKHQHDSLISQSLEVGLIPFLLGLLDSRLEFVDNPSAVKAQIVAALKGMTHNLNYGDRVTQILLKHPVWAEFKDQRHDLFIADTNIRGYLTGINPTAGYLTAGPAQSVEVLTSPPPIDRDDPSARPPID; this is translated from the exons ATGTTGCCGCCCCGGGAAAACGTCGACCTGGAGTGCTTTCTGGTGACCAAGCACTCCTGGAAGGGCAAGTACAAGCGCATCCTCTCCATCGGCACAGCCGGCATCTCCACCTACAATCCAGATAAATTCGATTTAACGAATCGCTGGTCCTACTCGGATATTGTGGCGGCAGCCCCCACCAAGACCTCAAAT ATACCCAATGAGTTCGTGCTGACCATCAAGAAAGACAAGAAGCTGGATACAATCAAATTATCTTCGGAATATCGCAATGACATACTCAGCTCTATATTGAAATACTACAAAGAGTTTGCCGATAAACCGAAAAACACTCAG CGCTTCAGTGCGTACAAGTACCACTGGTCGGGCATCAGCCTGCCCACTGTGCTGGAGGTGACGCCTTGTTCTCTGGACCAGCTGGACCCCACCACAAACGATGTCCTCGCCAGCTACATGTACAAGGACATTGAGGGAATAATAG CAGGCATATCGGACTATGAGGGCGGCATTGTGATGGCCTACGGCGGCTTCAGTCGCCTGCACTTGTTCAAAGCCTTGAATCACCACGAAATCGTGCAGAATATTGCCCAGAGTTCGGCACAGTTCCTGGGCATCGAAACCAAAATACTCAAGAGCCAGATAACACTCGAGCAGTTCGAGAGGCAGCGATTTGGCAAGTTCAG TGACGATCAATTTCAAACGTCGATGACAGAGTTCACAGTGCAAAAGATAACGTTACGCCATCCGGATCCCGTGAAGCGCATACTCTGCCTTACCGAAGTCACGCTTCTGGAGAGGGATCCCCAGACCTACAGTGTCTGCACTTTGCGCCCACTCACCGATGTGTTTGCTTTGGTTCGCGACAAGGACAGTCTGCAGCGCTTTAGCATCGAGTACAAGAACGGAATCGTGCGCAGTTATAGTACCAACGACAGGGACTCCCTGCTGGCCACTCTGCTGGATGCGGTGCGCTCCAGCGGTAACCAGGATGTACACATACGCATCAGCAACACGCCCAGAGGCAAGAGATACGTCCCCCTCAGCAGCTCCGTGGACGAGGAAACGGAGGCCAACTTGTTGCGCTTGGTCATCAACAATTTCCAAAATCCCTCGAAGCGTTACGAAATCTTGGAGCGTTTCAATGCCAATGTGCCGCACAGTGGGCTCAACTACAGTGTGACGCAGGAC AGTCTGTTTGCCGAGAACAAGGAGAAGCTCATATTAAGTGCGCTGCAAGCGTTGGCACAAAAGGAGCTGGACAGTCCCACTGCACAGCTGAGcaacctggagctggaggctATATTTCACGCCCTGACTCGTCTCCTGGCCAGCAAAGTCGGCTATGCAGCCTTCACCAATCTCACGGG ATTTCGCGAGATTATTGGTACTAAGGTTGTGGCTGCTTTGCGACGCAAGGATCTGGCTGTTACATACTCTGCCATTGACATGATTAACTCCCTGATGCATTCGGTGAACACTGACCATGACCTGAAGCAGGAGCAGTTGAATAAATCCTCCATACTGTCATCGAAATCATTTCTGGAAACCCTGCTCAATATGTGGACAACACATGTG AGCCATGGCAGTGGAGCCCTTGTTCTGTCGGCCATGCTGGATTTCATGACCTTCGCGTTATGTGTGCCTTACAGCGAAACGACCGACGGCAAGCAGTTCGATACGCTGCTAGAGTTGGTCGCCGATCGTGGTCGCTACTTGTACAAATTGTTTCAGCACCCCTCGCTGGCGATCGTTAAGGGAGCTGGCCTGGTCTTGCGGGCCATCATCGAGGAGGGAGAGCTGCAGGTGGCTCAGCAGATGCAGGCCCTAGCCCTAGACGAGGCGGCCTTGTGCCGGCACCTGCTGGTGGCGCTGTATACGCCCTCCAATGATCCCACTCTGACTACGCATCGACAGCTGTCACGCCATCTTATTGGGCTATGGCTGACGGACAGCGAGGAGGCCCTGGAGCTGTTCAAGCGTATTTTC CCCGCTGGCCTCTTGACCTTCCTGGAGTCCGAGGACGGCGTGCCGGAGACGGATGTGGAGGAGGATAAGCTCAATTTCCGCGATAACCTCAAGTTTGCAATACAACATTCCAACAGAACACGCAAGAATGTGATAGAGAAGCATTTGCAAGGCATCAAGCATTGGGGCATGAATCTGATCGAACAGCAGGATGGGGCAGCGCAGGCTCTGAAGAATCGTCCAGTGGTTCTGCGCAATCGCCGGCAGAAAAAAAAGACCTCCGATGCCATTGTGAATTTGCCCTACTTCTTCTACAGCTTTGCCAAAGATCACAGTCTGCCAAATCTCATCTGGAACCACAAG ACGCGCGAGGAGCTGCGCATGTGCTTGGAAAATGAGCTAAGGCAGTTCCTGAACGATCGAGACTTGGCTGGTCAGATGATTGTGGCCTGGAACTACCAGGAATTCGAGGTGGCCTACCAATGTCTGGCAGATGAAATCAAAATTGGCGACTACTACATACGGCTGATACTGGAGAAGGACGACTGGCCCCAGAATCTGGTGAAGGATCC GATTGAGCTATTCAATGCTTTATATCGGCGTGTTCTGTGCCGACAGCGAGTAAACGACGACCAGATGACCGTGTTCTCCCTGCAGGCGCTAGCCAAGGTCTACAGGCGCTACCACCAAGATATCGGAAAGTTCAACGACATGTCGTACATTCTGCAACTCAGCGACAGG TGCCTTTCCCCCTCAATGCGCGATGCACTGATAAACTTGATTTCCTGCCTGGTGCTGGAGAAATGCAACTGCCGGGCCCTCATCGATCACGTACAGTGCCTGGTGGATCTCATAACCCTCGCCCATCTGCACAAGGGACGCGCCCAGCTGAATACGAAAACAAATGTCATTGAGGCCGGTCCAAATATGGCGGCGTACGAGGAGAAGGATTGGTATTACAACATCGAGAAGGACGGACAGAAGCCCGAGCGCCAGGGACCTATCACGTACTCGGAGCTGAAAGAGCTCTGGCACAAGGGACTGATCACACCGAAGACCCGTTGCTGGGCCATTGGCATGGATGGCTGGCGGTCTCTGCAGCAAATCCCCCAGCTCAAGTGGTGCCTTATAGCCAAGGGCACGCCGCTCTACGACGAAACGGAGCTATCCTCCAAGATACTCGACATTCTGATCAAGTGCACCAGCTTCTTCCCCAGCCGCACCCAGAACGGGGTGGCTGTGCTCATTCCAGGACCGAAACTGTCGCGAAAGCTCTCTGAGTTCATTTGCCTACCTCATGTGGTCCAAGTTTGCCTCACCCACGACCCCGGACTGCTGGAGCGCGTGGCCACTCTGCTCTGCCAGATAATGGAGGACAATCCCGAGATGCCCAAGGTCTATCTGACCGGAGTTTTTTACTTTATGCTCATGTATACTGGCAGCAACATTCTGCCCATCACGAGATTCCTCAAGATGACGCACATGAAGCAGGGATTCCGCAGCGAGGAG ACTTCGCAGTCGGGAATCATGCACCGCAGCATCCTGGGGCAGCTGCTGCCCGAAGCTATGGTCTGCTTCCTTGAGAACTACAGCGCCGAAAAGTTTGCGGAAATCTTTCTCGGCGAGTTCGACACGCCCGAGGTGATCTGGAGCTCAGAGATGCGAAGGCTGCTCATTGAGAAGATTGCAGCCCACATTGCAGACTTCACGCCGCGGCTGCGAGGCCACACGATGGCCAGATATCCGTACCTGGCCATACCAGTCATCAGCTATCCGCAGCTGGAGAATGAGCTCTTCTGCCACATCTACTATCTGCGGCACCTGTGCGACACCCGGAAGTTCCCCAATTGGCCCATCTCGGACCCGGTGCAGCTGCTGAAGCACACTCTCGACGCCTGGCGCAAGGAAGTGGAGAAGAAGCCACCTCAGATGACAATCCAGCAGGCATATCACGATCTTGGCATTGACCTCAACAAAACTCCAAAGCCGGACGAGAGCATGATACGAAAGAGCTACTACAAGCTGGCCCAGATGTACCATCCAGACAAGAACCCGAATGGCCGCGAGATATTCGAGAAAGTCAATCAG GCCTATGAATTCCTTTGCTCGCGGAACGTGTGGAGCTCGGGCGGACCGGATCCCAATAATATTGTGCTGATCCTGCGCACACAAAGCATTCTCTTCGAACGTTATCCGGATG TTCTGCGGCCGTACAAGTATGCTGGCTATCCGCAGCTCATCAAGACCATCCGACTGGAGACGCGCGACGATGAGCTCTTCTCCAAGGAGGCCCAGCTTCTGACAGCCGCCTCCGAGCTATGCTACCACACGGTCCACTGCTCCGCCCTGAATGCCGAAGAGTTGCGGCGGGAGGAGGGCATTGAGGCTCTGCTTGAAGCCTACACGCGCTGCGTATCCATTCTGGGGGTCGATTCCAAGCCGGAATCGTTGCACTACCAGGTCATATCCAATGTGACGCGCTGCTTTGAGGTGGCATGCAACTTTGAGAAGTGCAAACAGAAGATTATCCAGCTGCCTCAGCTGCTGTCCGACGTGTGCCGCGTCGTGTACTTTAAGCACACGCTGTCTGTGAGCCTGGTGACTAGTCTGGCGGCGAACAACTACGACCTGCAGTGCAATCTGTCGCGGAACGGAGTGCTCtggtcgctgctgctgtttatCTTCGAGTATGACTACACGCTGGACGAGAGTGGCGTGGACGTGAGCGACAAATCCAATCAACAGCAGTTGGCCAACAATCTGGCCAAGATGGCTGTCCTGGGGTGCATTTCCCTGGCCGGATACAGCATGGAGCTGCGCCACAAGCCGATCACTGGCAGCGAGTCCAACTCGCCGGCGGCCAAGCCTCCACCAGCCATCAAGCCCAAACCAGTTGGGGGTGCCACCAGCTCGGCCTACACCCAGAACGCGCATAATCCGCTACAGAGCAAGCAGCTGGCTATCACAGGCGGAAAGGAAAAGGAGCCGGACACCTCATCCGGCAGCAGTGACACCTCCAGCTCCACGCCCACCGACAGCGATCAACAGAACCCGGCCAAGAGAAGCCCCAGTGCCATCCAGCAGAAGTACATCGTGGCGGGGGAGGCCAAGAATTCATTGGTAAAGCAAGTCCTCGACCGCCTCCTCACCCGCTACATTGCCAACCAGCTTGCCACTGCTCGAGACAGCGATGTGCTCAAGCTGCTCACGGCAAACACGAGGAATCCCTACCTCATCTGGGACAATGGAACCCGAGCTCAGCTCAAAGACTTCCTCGAGCAGCAGCGCACCTCCTCCGCCCGAGAGACCCATGAGGACATTGCCCAGGTCTACGAGCTCGTTTCCAGCTTCGAGTTCGATGCCCACAA AGAGGAACTGCAGATTGGCGGCATATTTATACGCATCTACAACGACATGCCCACCCACCCGATTGCGCAGCCCAAGCTGTTCATTATGGATCTGCTTGAGTACTTAAAGCACGCTTATCAGTTTCTGCAATACAAGCGGAATCCGGCCGCCACTGTTGCCGCTGCTAGCGCTGCTGCCGCACCCAAAATGGGCAGCGACGGCATCCTGACCCCCACACTGGCACCCAATCATCCGCAGCTgcagatgcagcagcagcagcaggcggctagGCCGGGCAGCACCTTTGACGATGTTCTCAATGCTTACAATCGGTCGAAGAGCCGAAAGAAGCTCGAGACTGATGCGCAGACGGAGCAGAAGCTGGCGCTGCAACAGAGCAAATATGACTTTGCCAGTGATGGGAAACTGGAACTGCACATAACCATGGTGCTCAGGGCACTGATAGCAGTAATCAAGGCGAATGCCGAGGTGGAAATTCAATGCATTGGAAATTTCGAGATGATCTTCGGCTTTCTGGCCAACAACATATTTTCCGAC AGCTCCACGGTTAAGTCGGTCGCCCTCGAGGTGGTCGCCCTGGTCTCCCGTAACAAGGAGTGCGTTTCCGAGGTGGCCTCCTGTGAGATTCTGGGCAACTATCTGGTGGCCCTCAAGGATCCGGAGCTGCGTGCCAGCCAGGTGAAGGTGCTGGAGACACTCTCGGGTCTGATGAATGTGCAGGAGATGATCAAGGAGGCCCAGGCCAAGGGCGCAGCCATATATCTCCTGGACATGTTCTGTAACTCGCGTAATCCGCAAATCCGAGAGATGTGCGCCGAGATTTTAGCCAAGATGACAGCCGATCGTTTAAGTGGTCCGAAAGTACGCATTACCATATCGAAATTCCTCCCCACATTGTTCATCGATGCCATGGTGGAGTCGCCGCCCACATCCGTGCAGCTCTTCGAGTCCATACACGAGCATCCTGAGCTCATTTGGAACGACAATACGCGATCGAATGTGTGCGATGCGGTCTTGGAAGCCTGCGACAG ATTTTACCAGCTGCAAAAATCGAATCCTCGGCATGTGTGGAAAGACCCTGAAATACTTAAGGACATCGTATCCAATGAAATTGTTGTGGCAGGCGTTTACCTGCGCCTGTTTGTCAGCAATCCCGCTTGGACGCTGCGCAAGCCGAAGCAGTTCCTTTCCGATCTGCTCGACTTTGTTGTGGAGCAGATAAGCAAGAGTTCCTCCGAGCAGGATGTCCTCGATCTGTCCACCACCGCGCTCgtggagctgctgcgctcGCAGCCGAATCTGGCAGACGACATACCAGTGCTGGGCCACATACCAAAGCTGTTCAATCTACTCTCGGTGCAGCCAAAGAACACGCTATCAGTATTACATCAGCTCTCGCTGTCTGAG TTCTGTGTGAGTGCCATCTCTCAGACAGAATGCGTCGCGCCGTTGAAGAAGTGCATGGAACACAATCGGGACTGCATTGAGAAGGCCTGCGAGGCACTGAGTCGGCTTTTCAAACACCAGCAC GACTCATTGATCAGCCAGTCCTTGGAGGTGGGACTCATACCTTTTCTGCTTGGCTTGCTGGACAGTCGGCTGGAATTCGTTGACAATCCATCTGCGGTTAAAGCACAAATCGTTGCGGCCCTTAAAGGGATGACGCACAATCTCAATTATGGCGATCGGGTTACGCAAATCTTGCTCAAGCATCCTGTCTGGGCAGAGTTCAAGGATCAGCGCCACGATCTTTTCATTGCCGACACCAACATACGCGGCTATCTGACGG GCATCAACCCAACGGCTGGCTACCTGACGGCAGGACCTGCGCAAAGCGTGGAAGTGCTCACCTCGCCGCCCCCCATCGATCGCGACGATCCGTCGGCTCGTCCTCCCATAGACTAG